The Aythya fuligula isolate bAytFul2 chromosome 2, bAytFul2.pri, whole genome shotgun sequence genome contains a region encoding:
- the SPATC1 gene encoding speriolin, which translates to MPGGSSPPAPAASGGPGQGAVQPLLAIRPSRAGLSVFACYDQLRHEIQALLAENEELARVVNLIKEHQQLRHILRGHPSIQPLLTSTPRDGPGDLTGGTAASVARDRESAQNQSVPLSPIWFNLQPQGIMPEPSLGGTEIGTAFFPVATRNKTVPVNMYANPFIGDNFLQYSCPVELQGSLALPPERQQPPEQPPDPGTPEQRSPSAQSLQSPGPPVTPMPMPPMPMTPVPVTPIPATPVPVTPIPATPVPPTAIPATPIPATPIPVTPIPVTPIPVTPVAPVPPEPLPPEQQQQPLDLRLPDVRRKDPSRKMPRAAERPPATPQTLQGASHRDARHSERLVGEIAFQLDRRILANIFPDRPRLYGFTVTNIPEKIMGSIFSGTPGAFDEQHCAAMARRYFTLMTRLRALGYNPEVHPALAESLVNTFGILRELPEGDGSDARAAPSPGQLRRAVSETVSPALRADALVLLECLQELAREDGKPLFLS; encoded by the exons ATGCCCGGCGGgagcagccccccggcccccgcagccagcggggggccggggcagggggcCGTGCAGCCGCTGCTCGCCATCCGCCCCTCGCGCGCCGGGCTCTCCGTCTTCGCCTGCTACGACCAGCTGCGGCACGAGATCCAGGCGCTGCTGGCGGAGAACGAGGAGCTGGCTCGCGTGGTCAACCTCATCAaggagcaccagcagctgcgGCACATCCTGCGCGGCCACCCCAGCATTCAGCCCCTGCTCACCTCCACGCCCCGCGACGGCCCCGGAGACCTCACCGGCGGCACCGCAG CGAGCGTGGCGCGGGACAGGGAATCGGCGCAGAACCAAAGCGTCCCGCTGTCGCCCATCTGGTTCAACCTGCAGCCGCAGGGCATCATGCCTGAGCCGTCCCTTGGCGGCACGGAGATCGGCACCGCCTTCTTCCCAGTCGCCACCAGGAACAAGA CCGTGCCAGTGAACATGTACGCCAACCCTTTCATTGGGGACAACTTCCTGCAGTACTCCTGCCCCGTCGAATTGCAGGGCAGCCTCGCCCTGCCCCCGGAGCGCCAGCAGCCCCCCGAGCAGCCCCCAGACCCAGGGACGCCAGAGCAGAGGAGCCCCAGTGCGCAGAGCCTGCAGAGCCCCGGCCCCCCGGTGACCCCGATGCCGATGCCGCCGATGCCGATGACCCCAGTCCCAGTGACCCCAATCCCAGCAACCCCGGTCCCGGTGACCCCAATCCCGGCGACCCCAGTCCCGCCGACTGCGATCCCGGCGACCCCGATCCCGGCGACCCCAATCCCAGTGACCCCGATCCCGGTGACCCCGATCCCGGTGACCCCGGTGGCCCCGGTGCCGCCGGAGCCGCTGCCcccggagcagcagcagcagccgctggACCTGCGGCTCCCCGACGTGCGGCGCAAGGACCCCTCGAGGAAGATGCCCAGAGCCGCCGAGCGCCCACCCGCCACCCCACAGACCCTGCAGGGCGCCAGCCACCGAG atGCCCGGCACTCGGAGCGCCTGGTGGGGGAGATCGCCTTCCAGCTGGACCGCCGCATCCTCGCCAACATCTTCCCCGACCGGCCCCGGCTCTACGGCTTCACCGTCACCAACATCCCCGAGAAGATcatgggg TCCATCTTCAGCGGCACGCCGGGTGCCTTCGACGAGCAGCACTGTGCGGCCATGGCGCGCCGTTACTTCACCCTCATGACGCGCCTGCGGGCGCTGGGCTACAACCCCGAGGTGCACCCGGCGCTGGCCGAGTCCCTGGTCAACACCTTCGGCATCCTGCGGGAGCTGCCCGAGGGCGACGGCTCCGACGCCCgcgccgcccccagccccggccagCTGCGGCGCGCGGTGTCCGAGACGGTGTCGCCGGCGCTGCGGGCGGACgcgctggtgctgctggagtgcctgcaggagctggcgcGCGAGGACGGGAAGCCGCTCTTCCTcagctga